The genomic window ATGGAGGCGCATGTCGCAGCAGTTGAAAAGCTCATGCCTGCCTCGGTTGAGAAGTACAGGGAAAGGCTTAAATCCGAGATAACCTCGCTCCTTGGCAAGGCCGATGAGGACAGGATTATGGCCGAGGCCGCGTACTTTGCCGAGCGCGTAAACACGGCAGAGGAAATAGTCAGGCTAAAGTCCCACATAGAACAGGCAAGAAGCTATCTCTCTATGACCGAGCCCGTCGGACGAAAGCTCGATTTCCTCTGCCAGGAGTTCCTTAGAGAGGCCAACACCATCGCATCCAAGGCCCAGGAAACGGGCATTACCATGGCAGTTATCGAGATAAAGGGAGATATTGAAAAAGTGCGTGAACAGGTGCAGAATATAGAGTAGAATATAAGACACTACCCCACCGGTTGCAGCAAGAGGCAATATAACTGATGGTTATCGAAAATAGAAAAGGGAAGTTATTTATAATGTCTGGCCCCTCGGGCGCCGGTAAGAGCACGCTTTCTTCCAAAGTCCTTGGCGAGGTCGAGGGCATGGGTTTTTCCGTCTCTTATACCACGCGTAAGCCCAGGGCTGGCGAGAGAGACGGGGTTGAGTACCGCTTCGTAGACGACGCGGCCTTCGACGCGATGGTTGGAAATAACGAGTTCCTCGAGCACGCAGGGGTGCACGGCAAGAGGTACGGCACTGCGAAAAAAGACCTCGAGGCGATACTTGACGGCGGAAAAGACGTGCTCCTTGATATAGACGTGCAGGGCGCGGAGCAGCTCTCCAAGAAGTATAGAAAGGGCGTCTACATATTCATAACGCCGCCTTCCATAGAAGAATGCGCAAAGAGGCTCTCTGGCAGGGGCGTCATGGACAAGGCCGAGTTCGATAAAAGGGTGGCTGCCGCAGAGGAGGAGATAAAAATGTCCTCTTCGTACGACTATATAATAGTGAACGACGATATAGAGAAGGCCTTTGAAAAGCTAAAGGCCATTATAATGGCAGAGCGCACCAAGCGCGACGGGTAAGCGCGTATGGCCCCGGGGGCTTGCTTTTTACGGGGTTTTTGTGGTAGACTTATACCTTCGTTTCATGCGAAAGGAGGTGCTTGGTAGATGGCGAGAATAACAGTTGAGGATTGTTTGGAAAAGATTCCGAGCCGTTTTGCGCTTGTGCACGTTGCCGCGCAGAGGGCAAGGCAAATCATAAAAGGCTCAAGAAAGCTTGTTGAGTCGGAGAACAGGTCGGTTGTGAGCGCTCTTAGAGAGGTTGCAGCAGGCGAGGTTCAGATGGTAGAGCCGAAGAAGGTGACTAAAAAGAGGTAGCAGCGCGGTTTGTTTTTTTAAGCCCCCGCCCAAAGGCGGGGGCTTTTTTATTTGGCTGTTTCGTATGCTTTGCAACACGGCCTGAAATGGGGTAGACTTTATACATAAGAAAACACTTAAAGGAGGCAGTATATGGGAAACTACGGAATGTCTAAGAAGCTCGATATCTCCTACGAGGAGGCAATAGAAAAGACCAAGAAGGCCCTTAGCGCACAGGGTTTCGGGGTTCTTACAGAGATAGACGTGAAGGCGACCTTGAAGAAAAAACTCGATAAGGATTTTCGTAAATACATAATACTTGGCGCCTGCAACCCGCCGTTTGCGTACAGGGCCTTTACCGAAGAGCTCGAAATCGGGCTTCTTCTACCCTGTAACGTCATCGTGTATGAGAACGAGGGAGGGAAGGGCTCGACCGTTACGGCAGTGGATCCGGTGGTGTCTTTATCCCGTGTGGGTAGGAAAGACATGGAGCCGCTGGCGGAGGAAGTGAAGGGGTTGCTTAAGAAAGCCTTGGATAGTTTGTAGGCGTTACGAAACCGGCGATTTGCCTGTCATGCGTTGTTGCCGGGCATTTTTGCTTCCTCGACGTATCACAAAAGATACGCCTGCGGAGCAAAAATGCCCGTCGCCTAGCCTGATAGGCAACTTGCCGGTTTATGTTGGGTAAAGACTTTTTTAGCGTCTGGCAGAAAACTTGGCGGCCTGTGGGGGGGAAGCTGCATTTTTTTGAGATATCGGGTAAAAATAGGAATAATAAACCGGGCTAATCGTGTAGGGCGAGCATCACTGGTGGTTCTCCGTAGACATATTATTTTATGAACCTTATGCTAAAAAAAGGTGGAAGAATTGTTTCTGTGCTGTTTGTTTTTTTGTTTATTTGTGGCTGTATGGACGGTGAGAACAAAAGGCTTGAGGCCGAAGAGAAATTTATTGGTGCTGTTCAAGACCATCTTGGTATAAAGTTAGGGATGCCATACGAGGCGGCAAAGCAGAAGATGAAATGCGGAGAAGGAGTGACGAGAGTTTTTTCTCCAAGCGACGCATCTTCTTCCATGTATCTGTCATGTGTTGTTGAAAAAGATGGAGATAGATTTTATATAATTTTGTCAAGTTCGTGGGGTTATGCCGATTATGGCGAGGCCGTTCGTGTTAAAGGGATAGTTGTCGATAGCAAAAAGTTTCGTCTAAAAGATGGGGTTGGGGTCGGAACCGATTTTGG from Deltaproteobacteria bacterium includes these protein-coding regions:
- the gmk gene encoding guanylate kinase, producing MVIENRKGKLFIMSGPSGAGKSTLSSKVLGEVEGMGFSVSYTTRKPRAGERDGVEYRFVDDAAFDAMVGNNEFLEHAGVHGKRYGTAKKDLEAILDGGKDVLLDIDVQGAEQLSKKYRKGVYIFITPPSIEECAKRLSGRGVMDKAEFDKRVAAAEEEIKMSSSYDYIIVNDDIEKAFEKLKAIIMAERTKRDG
- the rpoZ gene encoding DNA-directed RNA polymerase subunit omega, producing MARITVEDCLEKIPSRFALVHVAAQRARQIIKGSRKLVESENRSVVSALREVAAGEVQMVEPKKVTKKR
- a CDS encoding DUF302 domain-containing protein, with the translated sequence MGNYGMSKKLDISYEEAIEKTKKALSAQGFGVLTEIDVKATLKKKLDKDFRKYIILGACNPPFAYRAFTEELEIGLLLPCNVIVYENEGGKGSTVTAVDPVVSLSRVGRKDMEPLAEEVKGLLKKALDSL